TCTTCCCAGCAGGCTGGTGGTCTCGGCCCTCTTCCCTATTCTGTTCCCCTCCGGAGCCTCAGAACTTCCCGTCCTCGGATCTCTCTGACTTCTGGGACTCAACACGAATCCAGTACTGACGGACACCCTGGAGCTCCCCCTGCCGAGAGGCCTGACTGCCAAGACCCAGGGCCTGAcctggctccccagcctgggCTCAGTTCTCCTACGTCCCTACTAGCCCAGGCTCCAAAATGCTGTCCGTCAAACACCAATTATCCCTCAACTTCCACTCCTCCATCTCCTCATTCCCTGAGCTTCCACTCGCTCATAGGGGATGAGGGAAGGACACCCCATCCTCAGGGGGACACAGCCCCACAGCAAGGCACGTGGTTTGGTGAGAGCTGCTGCGCAGGCTGGATCCCACCCCCTACTTATCTGCGGCACAGCAAGGCCTTTGCTAACACACTCAATCAGCTCCCCCAGCTTCCTTTCCCCTCTAAGCAGAAGCTTAACTCCGTAAAGGTAGAGGACTTGGGAATCAGATGCTAGTCTTGACCTTTGGCAATTCTCTtatctgagtctcagtttccagcTTCTGCTTActtgaaatgggaataacaatagtaTCTACCTTCAGCGAACCtttatgtaaattaaacaaaaactcaCCTGCAAAGCCCTTACAAAGAGGAAAAGCCCAATAAATGTCAGCTCTGGGCTCTGCTGGAATCTATATTCCCATCTTCCACACAActcactctcttctctcccttctcctcggGCCCATGCTAAGATCCTCTGTAGAACCCTAAGGCCAGTGCTTCTGGGGCTCTCTCACCAGTCATGCCCAGTCAAGCCTCCATGTCCTCACCCGTGCCGCGCCCCCCAAGCTACCTTAAACCTCTTGTCTTGAAGAACCTTCTTGATGGCTACCAGTTCCCTCGTCTCTGCCAGCCGTGCCTGGTACACGACCCCAAATGAGCCATTGCCAATCACTTTGATGTCTGTGTAAGCCACCTCCTGGGAGCGATCCGGGCCTTGGCCTAGAGTGGCTACCACTGTGGTCACTTTGCCGCTGTCACCTGGGGAACAAAGGGGACACAAAACCCACTGACCTTTCCCCTCTTGCCACCATCCCCtcctggggctgtgggagggaggggaatcACTACAGGTAGCTTTCTGGGGCCTCTctgtccctttttcctttcccctctcctcccagtaCCCTCCCCCAGGATACTGACATCTAAACCTCTTGCAGACCTTTCATCTCCATTTCTAGTAAGCAGCAAACCACTGGGTCCTTTTGGTCTAAGGAGACACCGACACTCCCAATCCACTCTGAAGTTTACTGCCCTCTGGGCCCTCCTGACTGGGGAAAGCCTTGACCTAACCTCTTCCACTCAAGTGGTAATCCTGAGGTACTTCTACTTTAGAAAAGCACTAACCTTCCTCACAGCTCAGGGCAGAGTGACCTCTACACACTCCCTGGTGGAGCTGGTAACTTCACCAGTGGTTTTTGGTGACAGGAATGAATGACTCCTCCTGGCATGAGCGTGCTAGTGCCCTGATTCTCACTTTTTGGGGACAGTTAGCCCTAATCCAAATACTTTGGGATTAGAGAAGGCATTGACCTGACCTCACCTGTACAGCCCAGAGCCCCAGACCCCTTCCAGCATGAGGGTGGACCCTAATGGACAAGCACCAAATTGTGAGACTGGTGAACCTGATCTCTATAACCAAGGGGCTAGCCCAGCTTCCATCCTTCAAAGAAAAGCTGTAATTCCCAGTTCTGGTTTCTGAATGGCAGCAAACTTTGGTAGCATTCTTTGGGGACAGGGACCCCTTTTCTTTGGGAAAGTGAGGAAAGGTTCCCCAAAGAAAAGGGGTCATTGATGAATCAAATCCATGTTGAGGGACCAGTTGACACCTTCTTTTGTCAGAGGTGATTCTACGTAGGTCTTTTTCCAGAGCCAATGACACACCTCAGAATAACGAAAGGGGTATAACCAGATCCATATTCTATGGGGAATTGTGACTCTCTCCTGCCCTCATTCCATTTTTGTGAAAGGAGACCCACCAAGCCATGTTTTAAGAACAGGGACCGTGACTTGATCTGATGGAGATACTGACTCCCACTCTGTCCTTATTTCTAAAAAGCAGCAACCATTAATTTCTACCATTGGGGGAACAATTCTACATATTATGAACAGGTAATGATACCaaactttgtgttttaaaagggaAGATGACCTAGGTACCAGGTTTGGAAAGCCCTAGCCCTGATCTTTGGGGACACAGTAACTCCAAATACCTGCTTCTAAACAATATTCACTCCAAATCCCATCCTTTGAAGGGGAACAAATTCAGAGCCCCTTTTCGGGTGGTGGTGTTTTTATTCTTGTTCTCTTCGGGAACAATAACCCTTGAGCTTCATTCGTAAGTGACGATGACCCCTGATCCTGTTCTCTAATGGATGGCAACGTCAGATCCCTGTTTTGAAGCCTCAAGGACCCAAGACCTTGATACTAGAATAACAGGAACCTGTGACCCCTGGTTTTTCTACGGTAACTAATTCTAATCTTAAACTGCAAGTGATGGTAACCCCCCAAATCCTTCTTTGGGAGGAGTAGAGCTCAGATCCCAGTTTTGGGAGGCACAATGACCTCGAGCTCCTATCTGGGCACATAAAAGAACCTGATCTACGATTGAGGGGCTTCAGGAACCCTCATCTCCACCCACCACGGGCGCCCCTAGTACTCACGGCCCAGCTTCACTCCCGGCGGCGGGAAGCTGGTGCCCGCGCTGGGACCGCCGCTGCCTCCTCCGCCACTGCCGCTGGGGCCACCCCCGGAGCTTGAGGCCCCCACGCCCCCACCCATGGCTCCGACTGACGCCTtcccgccgccgctgccgcccgGGCCGGAGGCCGAGCCCCCGgggccgccaccgccgccgccgccgccgcctcctggCTCCGCGAACGAGCTGGTCCGCGCCCGGCCCGAGCCCCCAGGGCCACCCCCTGAAGGCGCGCCGCCGCTCATGGCACCGAGCGCAGGCCCAGGCCGCGGGGCTCGGGCTGCCCGagctgccgccgctgccgccgccttCCCCGGCCTCCGGCCTCTTCCAGGCCGCGCCGCTCGGGCTCCGGCTCCGGCCCAGCGCCCGCCGCGGGGCACACCGGGAGATGCAGTCCGCCTGCCCTCCGCGCCTCCGTCACCGCCCTCGGCCCAGAGAGAGCCGCGTGGCACGCCGGGAAGTGGAGTCCGCAAAGGCTTCAGAATAGACCGTGGAGATGATGGGTCGCGCTGCCCGTCGAGAAATAGGGTCCTGGGCAATAAATCGATCCACTGTGCCCACGGCGGACCCAGAAGCACTTTGGGAGGCCAAGTCAGAGTCGCACACTTCCTCCAATGCGGCAACGGTGAGCCTCTCACCGTTCAGTGTACCTCAGAAATGTAGTCGCAGCCACTCGGTGAGCGGCCTCATGCACGCCGGGAAACGGAGTCCAGTCGGTCACTAAGTCTATTAGCTGTGTATGTCCACCAGCACCAGGTGTACTTTGGGAAATTGAGTCGGCGCAGGAGGACCCGCAGATCTCGGACCAGCAGATCTCGGACAGTGAGGCAAGCCGGGAAATGGAGTCGTCGCCACGCCCTCACCGCATTGCAGGTGTAAAGCGACTCCCAAAGCACGCCGGGAAATGGAGTCCCATGTGATTCCCTAAGTCCCAAGTGGATACTGCAGTTCCGGAGATAGACTGGGAAATGGAGTAGATATAGCGCTCCTCCTCCCTCGCACGCTAGGCCGCAGTTCCTGCCGGGAAATGTAGTCAGCACCACGGCTTCAGAGCAGTTGCTACAGCGAGCCCTTGTGTCTTCTGGGAAATGGAGTTCCAGGCAGTCTCCCATTGACTGAGGGGGAGGGATCTACTATGAGCCCGAAGCATGCTGGGGAATAGTCCAGACCGGATCCTGACACTTTGAGACTAGACTGCCTACGCTGACGGGGAAGTGGAGTCCAATTGGTGGGTACCTTCGGGAAAGCCTGAGCGAAAGGTGAAAGTCGGCAGTTTCCTATGGAGACTGAAGAGTGTTTCAACGCCTCCTTCCCCATCTCCAGGTCCCAAGAAAGAGCCTAAGTCGATTAGGAGCTGCTGGAAAGTGGAGTCCAAACACTCCTTCTAAGTTCTAAGTTTCCacaaaacaggaaggaaaacCCCCGTGCAAACGACTTAGGAAACAGTTACCTGCAGTTTCTCAGAACAATAGTCTTAGGATACAATCTAGCTTTTTCTAGTTTTGTGATTTGCACCCAGAGGCTGAGCCGAGcgttaaaaaatacaatttgtcCTGAACCCCCACTTAGCTTTTTGCGTCTTTCCACTTCCTAAATTATAGGATCCTGGAGGATCCAAAAGAGGAAGTTGGGTGCTAAGAGTACCCTTAGGTTTTGTGCACGCTTTATGTCGCCCCATTTATCGATTTAATACCCGGAAGGACGGTAGCACCAAAGGGAGCTGGGAAACAGAGTTCGTGTGCGTTTGCGTGTGTGTCCCGGAAATACTTGGAACAAGAATGAAATCACCTCAGCCCCTCCTGCCTCATGGAATGATGGGAAATGGAGTCTCTGGACTTCACTTTAATCCGATCCAGTGTTGGTGCTAACTGTCCTGACCCTTCAGAAGTCTAAAGAAAGTCTCGTCCACTTTGTCCAGTCCTGACTACAATTCCCAATGGGCAcagacaccaccaccaccactcccgGGGCCGGGACAGACGGTAGCGTTAAAGGCCTTTCGGACTACATTAACCAGAGGCAAAGCGCGGACACACTTCTATTCCTTCAATGAATGCGGTTGCGTCACACACAGCACGGAGCGGGTGTTTCTGGGAGTTGTAGTTTCCCAGCCAAACGGTACCTGCTGCCCTCTGACGGCAGCTCGGAGTCGGAAAGCAAAAATCTGAGTCAAGACCCAAAGCCCTGAGAAGTCAACCCTACACTGGACCAAGAAGGCCCAGAAGGGCAGCGGAGAAGGGCAGGATAGTGGCGGTTACTTAACGGCCTGGACCCGTGGGACATGCGCAGTGGGCCGCGCGTAGGCAACCGCCACAAGGGTATTGGGATCAGTGGGAGTATGAAGGCAACAGTCGGAGGGAGTCTTACCAGGATATTTATAGGGCTTGAGAACATTTGTTGAGGGGTGCCAGGGCGGGTTGTGTCTTTGAGGAGCTTTTGGGTGTCTGGAGGTACTCAGAGGTACCTTGGAGAAGTGAAGGCCTCTTACTGGGGACCAGGGGAGAAGTCAGAGGGGATTTGGGGTGTTTTTAAACGGTCTCTGGGAGACTGAGAAACTACTGGTGACTGAGGGGATCTCTGAGGTGCCTGAAGGGGTAAGGGATGGTTGAGAAGCATCAGGAAGGAGCTTTGGGGGTCAGTGTGAGTGCTGGGTGTTATAGATAAAAGGACCTCTGATGGGGTGAATTAATTGATGAAGTGTCGTGGATCTATAAAGGGATTTCTGCTTGGAATCAGAGATCCTGGAGGATGCGGTAAGGAGCAAGGGTGTGGTCTTGCAGAAACTGCGAACAGATTTAGGTGGATCGTTAAAGGTTAGAGGAGCTGCTGGAGGTTTCAAGACCCGATGCCACCTCTAACATCCCGCTCAGCCAGAATTGGGGGCAACCAGTCTGACTGGACCTGGTCTGACCTGAGCAGTTCTAGAGCTGAGCACTTTTGAATCCATGTTAGACCTGGTTAGAGGTGCTTCGAAGGTACTGAAATCAGAAGATGAGACTACTAGTCAGcgtcctcccccctcccccgtgATGACATCCCCTTCTCCatcacaccaccaccaccaattcAGCTGCATCTATGTTGCCAGGAGACATGCCTCATCCCAACTTCCAGAAATAGCCCAgtggcccccaccccagggagtGACTTACATCACCCAGGAGAGGGAGCAGTTGCCCGCAGGCTGCCATGGGAGCCTCGGTTTCCTGCTAATACCCCAGCCCTGGATCCTCTCTTCACTGCCAACATAATCTGGGACCAGCCATCCTTGGCTGGCATGAAATGAGGATGAAGCGAGTGGGGAGGAGCTACCAGTTCCTTCCCCGAGTCGCACAGGGTGGGGTTTCACAGTGAAGCCAGTCCAACAGGCCCTGAGCCCTCAATTCCCACTCTCTtagcagctgtgtggcctcagggaaACTCCTTCCCGCCTCTGGGCCTCAGGCACCTCACCTGCACGGTAGTGGCTGAGCTGTCTGGAACAGCACTTCCAAGCCTGGATTCCTCCTGACTCGTTGATCCCTGATTCGAGCTCCCCAACCTGAGCTTCTAGCTTGATGAGCTCACTTCTCAGATCCTATGATTTTGAGACCCTGGTCTAGATCCAACCATCCTAGCTTTAGGAGGAAAACTCAGGAGTCGAAAGAACACAGACTTCATTTAGTCCTGGTTGGGCTTAGGACCTTGGACATTAACTGAGTCACTTGCCCTGCTGGATGTTGGAGATAAATAACTGCAGCTCCTAACTAGGTACTTGGTATACAGTAGGTCAATCAACAGCGACTTTGATTAAGCTAGTCCCCATCTCAACTTGCTGGTGGAGGATGTTCCCATGGTTCCACAGGAAGATCACCAAGGTCCCTTGCAAGGTGTACATTCCAAGAGACTGCAGGCCTGTCCCCAAAGGACTCCCAGACTAAGTGCTCTAAGGAGAGTGATGTGTGAGAGGACACTAGAGGTAATGCAAAAGGAGCTCCAAGCCTTCTCCAGAGCCTGGGGACATGGGGAGGAATTCAGAGCCAGAGGGAAAAGTCATTTCAGGCAATAGGTGGAGTCTAAATGCTTCCAAGGACAAGTCGCCCCATGGGATAGGGAAGCAATCAGATGATGACTGGAGTATGCCTGAGACCTAAATCATTGAGCCCTGGAGGTAtgtacctcccacccccacccccccttcagGAGGTCACTTCCCTGAAACCACACATTCAGATGGGGTTAGGCCCTCTGGCCATAGATTCACTGGGGAGTCAGTCCAGGCCCCAGTCCTTCAGAATCCAACACAGGCTATGGTCCCTTGATGAGACAGATCATTCCACCCAAAGGTccaaagttttattgttttgaatacATTCTCCAGCAGCCCCCAACTTCCCTCCGCCCCCCACCCTCAGTCCCCAGTACAGAATAAGGCTTAACCACAGACCCCACCCCAGGGGCCCCAGCCAAGAGGCAGAGGGTCTTCCAGTTTGGATTCAGGGTacccccttcccacccctgccTACCTACGGGCTGGTCCTAGGAGCAGCTGGGGGTAAAGGGGTTGGACCGGTTCTGGGGTGGGGAGTAGGAGAGGGATAGCAGGCACTTGTAGAGATTTGTGGCCTATGGGTGGCACCCCTCACCCtcctctaccccccacccctcaacACAGAATTTTTGGTTCATCATAAaatgtccctccctcccctgttGCAACCCTGTGGGGTGAGAAACCCAGGCACTCATGGCCcctggaggggcagggaaggctgGATTGGGGCTGAGGATGGCTGGAGGTGGACAGGGAGAGGTACAGGAGGCAGAGAATAGGGAGGGAGACAAGGCTTTACTTCCTAAGCGATTGTAATAAAAAAGTTCCTGGGCTTCGAGGCCAAAGCCTCAGTTCAAATATAAATTCCCCAGAGTGGAGGTGGCCCCCTTCACaaccccctcccgcccccccaccaccactttgCCCAGAGCTTAGAAACCCACAGAGACAGGGacagcccccagccctgggcacccACCCACCcttcaccattaaaaaaaaaaaagttaagttttatACAAAacgtggggagggaagaggaggcagggaagagacTAGAGCTGCCCTCACCTCCAGGGCACGGGGGACTTAAGGCAGCAAAAGAAGCACAGGGGGTGGGGCAACAGGGTCCCCTGCCCACAACCCTCAGGAATCTCGATGCTCCAGAGAGAGCTGGGCTGTGGCGTGCTGGAGGTCAGAGCTCACCCGCCTCGGGGTGAGGGGTCCCCCGgcctccccaggcccctccccacgcacctttttgtcctcaccctcatcctccaggcccccagcagggcccccacccccctccaagCGACAGTCTTCACTCCAGCGCCGTTTAAAGCGAAGCTTGAGGGGCATGCACTGCGCGGCCCCAGGTGCCTCGCCGGGCTCGGGTTTGGGGGGCGCAGGAGGGGCACGAGGCGTCTTGAACACCTCCCCATCTTCCTCATCCTCATCGCTGATGTCAGTCACCTCCACCTCCTCTGACTCGCCTTCTGAGATAGGCTCCACCTTGATCTGAGGCGGCGGTGGTGGGACCAGTGCCCCTGCCCCCTCGGCCAGCCCGCCTGCGCTGCCACCGCTGCCAATGGCACTGCTCTTGTCAGCACCCGCCGGAGCCTTCTCCCCAGCTGCCCGCTGCCGGCGTCCCAGCGGGGGCGGCTGGAGCTTAAACTTGaatggggaagaagaggaagaagaagaggacgaggacgaggaggGGACCGGTGGGGTCTCAGGTGCCATGGGTGGCAGCGGGCACTTGTCAGGGCGCTGGGGCTGCGGCACCACCAGCCCAGGGTAGTGCAGGAAGGCGCGGGGACTGAGGTGGTAGTTGTAGACGCTTTGGGTGTGGGCCTGTAGGTACCGTTTCATGTCCTCAGGGCTGAAGGAGAAGTGGGAGCCTCCCCCTGAGCCACTGGGGGCCCCGCCGCCACTGGGGTACATTGGGCTCAGCGTGGGTGAGGGCGTGTAGGCCAGATGGGTGGGCGTCATGGGCAGAGCCGGTGAGAGCTGAGGGGGTAGCAGGGATCCAGGCCCAGCAAGGGGTGACACAGGGAAGGGGCTCAGGGGCTCAGGGCCACCCCGCGGCCGGGGGTAGACACGGAAGACGCCAGGATCGTGGGGCAGGCGGGCCAGCGGGGGTCCTCGAAAGGCACCCAGTTCTGGAGGGCCTGGCGGTCGGGCCCGGGGGTCCTCTCCCAGTGGCTCCTCCAGCTCTGAAGTGCCATCACTACAGTCACTGACCGAGCCTCGGCCCAGGCGTCGGGCCACCAcagcagagaagagggaagatGAGGACGAAGAGCAGGCAGGTGGTGAGCGGGGGTCCTCGGTGGGAGACAGCACCTCGGAGGGTGTCGAGGGAGGGAAGCGAAAGTGGCTGCCACCCGACGGCACTGGAGGGGCACTCTGGGGCACTGCACCGCCTGGTAGGAGAGGGGAGATGTGGTATCAAGGCCCCTGGCTTAGTCCGGACATACAGACAGACCCTCTCCTCCCTCAGAGGCCATGCCTGCCAGCCCTGATACTCACCAGCCAGCCCCACATCGATGAAAGGGTAATTAACCAGCACCAGTTTGTTGAAGTTGAACTTGTAGGTGAACCGTTTCCCCTTGGTCTTGTGCAGAATTCGTTTGTTGTAATAATAGCTGTGGGTGTAGACACCATCAGATGATCAGTCACACGGGATCCAAGTCCAAACCCCATACCATGACACTCGTTAGGTGCTGCTCATGAAGGGCGACTGAGAAACCTGGGCCACACAAGGGCAATGAAATGCCCAAAGGGTGGGGACCAGCTCTCCCCTCAGGTCTGGAGAAAGGCTAGAGGCCACACCCATGACTATTCTCTCCTGGGGACACTTCTGTGTGACAAATGGGCTCAGAGAAGGGTtaggacttgcccaaggtcacacaggtacgATTTGGAAGAGTCAGGAGTCAAACCCAAAACTTATTTCCAGGGGTCAGGGGCTCCCCAATTGGTGGGGGCTGTCCTCACCGCAGGGCCCTGCTCAGCTTGTCGTAATTCATCTGGGGCTTGCACTTGCGGACGCCCCAGAGCCGGGCCACCTCGTCGGGGTCCTTGATGACGAATTCCCCGTAGTCCCCCTGCCAGGCGATGACCCCCTGGTACTCCTCCTTCCGCAGCAGCTCCAGGATAAAGTGCCACAGCTGGATCTGCCTTGAGCCAGGGGACGACTCTGGCTTGTAGGCCCAATCCGGGAAGGCAAACCCTGGGAACAGAGGCAGGGGAGTGGCCCCAGGTCAGGGCTCCTAGTCCAAGGCTCTGGGTCCCCTCCCAGGGTCCACCTCCTACCCCACCCTCAATGCAGGGGAAAAATGTGTCTCTCCTAAGCCAAGTCAGGACCTGGGTGAGAGGGAGACAGTGTGTGTCTGTCTGAGTATGAGGGGTCTAGatgggagctggggggaggggaagctggaGCCTGCTCCAGCGACACCGGGGAGAAACAGGAAACCGTCGGCGGCGGGTCCCGGGGCCAGTGCCAGGGGGCCAGGCACCAAGCCAGGCCGGCAGGCAGGGCTGccagtgggggaagggcaggaagggGCACACGTGGCTAGACGGGTTGAGTCAAGCCCCCCCCATGTCCCCCCACTCCGAATCAGGGCCAGTCGTACCACCCCCGAACCCCGCCAGCTACTCTGGTCCCCTCCTAGGAACATATACTGTCTCCCTCCCAAGACCTACCAGAGCCCTTACTCCCACCCCAGGACCCGagaggaggattttttttttcttaaaaggaccaggaggggtggggtggctggTTGACGATGAGGTCAGCGCTTGCACACACAGAGGCTTCTGTCTTCCCTGGAGAGTGAAACCCAGACTG
The DNA window shown above is from Rhinolophus ferrumequinum isolate MPI-CBG mRhiFer1 chromosome 15, mRhiFer1_v1.p, whole genome shotgun sequence and carries:
- the ERF gene encoding ETS domain-containing transcription factor ERF isoform X2 — its product is MNYDKLSRALRYYYNKRILHKTKGKRFTYKFNFNKLVLVNYPFIDVGLAGGAVPQSAPPVPSGGSHFRFPPSTPSEVLSPTEDPRSPPACSSSSSSLFSAVVARRLGRGSVSDCSDGTSELEEPLGEDPRARPPGPPELGAFRGPPLARLPHDPGVFRVYPRPRGGPEPLSPFPVSPLAGPGSLLPPQLSPALPMTPTHLAYTPSPTLSPMYPSGGGAPSGSGGGSHFSFSPEDMKRYLQAHTQSVYNYHLSPRAFLHYPGLVVPQPQRPDKCPLPPMAPETPPVPSSSSSSSSSSSSPFKFKLQPPPLGRRQRAAGEKAPAGADKSSAIGSGGSAGGLAEGAGALVPPPPPQIKVEPISEGESEEVEVTDISDEDEEDGEVFKTPRAPPAPPKPEPGEAPGAAQCMPLKLRFKRRWSEDCRLEGGGGPAGGLEDEGEDKKVRGEGPGEAGGPLTPRRVSSDLQHATAQLSLEHRDS
- the ERF gene encoding ETS domain-containing transcription factor ERF isoform X1, with the translated sequence MKTPADTGFAFPDWAYKPESSPGSRQIQLWHFILELLRKEEYQGVIAWQGDYGEFVIKDPDEVARLWGVRKCKPQMNYDKLSRALRYYYNKRILHKTKGKRFTYKFNFNKLVLVNYPFIDVGLAGGAVPQSAPPVPSGGSHFRFPPSTPSEVLSPTEDPRSPPACSSSSSSLFSAVVARRLGRGSVSDCSDGTSELEEPLGEDPRARPPGPPELGAFRGPPLARLPHDPGVFRVYPRPRGGPEPLSPFPVSPLAGPGSLLPPQLSPALPMTPTHLAYTPSPTLSPMYPSGGGAPSGSGGGSHFSFSPEDMKRYLQAHTQSVYNYHLSPRAFLHYPGLVVPQPQRPDKCPLPPMAPETPPVPSSSSSSSSSSSSPFKFKLQPPPLGRRQRAAGEKAPAGADKSSAIGSGGSAGGLAEGAGALVPPPPPQIKVEPISEGESEEVEVTDISDEDEEDGEVFKTPRAPPAPPKPEPGEAPGAAQCMPLKLRFKRRWSEDCRLEGGGGPAGGLEDEGEDKKVRGEGPGEAGGPLTPRRVSSDLQHATAQLSLEHRDS